One genomic segment of Mesoterricola silvestris includes these proteins:
- a CDS encoding glycosyltransferase family 9 protein, whose amino-acid sequence MIPQGATWVRFPRFVGDAAMQLPVLRVLRAVGAGPIVVWGPNPAVSLVEGHELADAVVPDQGKPGPWAMAALLRKHRAARCVHFPKSLRPALAAWLARVPERIGVDESLAGFFNTHSGPFWDAQGPFLERYHAVLARRWPGLPPMPYADYAPAVRVDLPAEPYVCLMPGSTWPSKAWPREHFRELARLARREGFAVAVLGTPDEREVCDFVAQDATHNLCGRTSLVEAAAWLRGARGALGNDSGLSHLAAACSTPTLALYGATDPGGSTPWGPRTAGIRLDGIPCAPCFKPLCTVDGHPCLAGIGPDRAWKTLMDLVSA is encoded by the coding sequence ATGATCCCCCAGGGCGCCACCTGGGTGCGCTTCCCCCGCTTCGTGGGGGACGCGGCCATGCAGCTTCCGGTGCTCCGGGTCCTGCGCGCCGTGGGCGCCGGCCCCATCGTGGTGTGGGGCCCCAACCCCGCGGTGTCCCTGGTGGAGGGCCACGAGCTGGCCGACGCCGTGGTGCCCGACCAGGGCAAGCCCGGCCCTTGGGCCATGGCCGCCCTCCTGCGCAAGCACCGCGCCGCCCGCTGCGTGCATTTCCCCAAATCCCTGCGCCCCGCCCTGGCGGCCTGGCTTGCCCGGGTTCCCGAGCGCATCGGCGTGGACGAGAGCCTGGCGGGCTTCTTCAACACCCACAGCGGCCCCTTCTGGGATGCCCAGGGCCCCTTCCTGGAGCGCTACCACGCCGTGCTGGCGAGACGTTGGCCCGGCCTGCCGCCCATGCCCTACGCCGATTACGCCCCGGCGGTGCGGGTGGACCTGCCCGCGGAGCCCTACGTCTGCCTCATGCCCGGCTCCACCTGGCCTTCCAAGGCCTGGCCCCGCGAGCACTTCCGCGAGCTCGCGCGCCTGGCCCGCCGGGAAGGCTTCGCCGTGGCCGTCCTGGGGACCCCCGACGAGCGGGAGGTCTGCGACTTCGTGGCCCAGGACGCCACCCACAACCTCTGCGGCCGCACCTCCCTGGTGGAGGCCGCCGCCTGGCTCCGCGGCGCCCGGGGCGCCCTGGGCAACGACTCGGGCCTGAGCCACCTGGCTGCCGCCTGCTCCACCCCCACCCTGGCGCTCTACGGGGCCACCGACCCCGGCGGCAGCACCCCCTGGGGTCCCCGCACCGCCGGCATCCGCCTGGACGGGATCCCCTGCGCCCCCTGTTTCAAGCCCCTGTGCACCGTGGACGGCCATCCGTGCCTGGCCGGAATCGGCCCCGACCGGGCCTGGAAGACCCTCATGGACCTGGTTTCCGCATAG
- a CDS encoding DUF1573 domain-containing protein — protein sequence MRSILSSLLVPALCMAQAPVISVDQPHFDFGKLYGDAKAVHRFRISNKGNAPLNISRLNPSCGCTSTVIGQWTLNPGQSTEVEATFNPAGFRGTVHKSIQVVSNDPANPTVDLTFEAELLREIMPSTEAVFFQDVLRTSPRKASVRLVSGNGKPVRVTEVKAPGAPYLHGSARAEGNDAWVDILVDGSRIPASRTSGTDAVVVKTDNPRAALINLTVQWELRASVVAEPGRVAWVEPAGRELRSKVVLKQVDGKPFRVLSARTTNPVIRVEGAGKGAASHQDLQVILAANAKAGMYSEKVILTTDSPDQPEVEIRVAASLR from the coding sequence ATGCGCTCCATCCTTTCCAGCCTGTTGGTCCCTGCCCTGTGCATGGCCCAGGCGCCAGTCATCTCCGTGGACCAGCCCCACTTCGACTTCGGCAAGCTGTACGGCGACGCCAAGGCGGTGCACCGCTTCCGCATCAGCAACAAGGGCAATGCCCCCCTCAACATAAGCAGGCTCAATCCTTCCTGCGGCTGCACATCCACCGTCATCGGCCAGTGGACCCTCAATCCGGGCCAGAGCACGGAGGTGGAGGCCACCTTCAACCCCGCGGGCTTCCGGGGCACGGTGCACAAATCCATCCAGGTGGTGTCCAACGACCCCGCCAACCCCACCGTGGACCTCACCTTCGAAGCCGAGCTGCTCCGGGAGATCATGCCCTCCACCGAGGCGGTCTTCTTCCAGGACGTCCTGCGCACCTCCCCCCGGAAGGCCTCGGTGCGGCTCGTTTCCGGCAACGGCAAGCCCGTGCGCGTCACCGAGGTCAAGGCTCCCGGCGCCCCCTACCTGCACGGCTCGGCCCGCGCCGAAGGCAACGACGCCTGGGTGGACATCCTCGTGGACGGATCCCGCATCCCCGCCTCCCGCACCTCCGGCACCGACGCGGTGGTGGTGAAGACCGACAACCCCCGGGCCGCCCTCATCAACCTCACCGTCCAGTGGGAGCTCCGGGCCTCCGTGGTGGCCGAGCCCGGGCGGGTGGCCTGGGTGGAGCCGGCCGGGAGGGAGCTGCGGAGCAAGGTCGTCCTCAAGCAGGTGGATGGCAAGCCCTTCCGCGTCCTTTCCGCGCGCACCACGAACCCGGTCATCCGGGTGGAGGGCGCGGGCAAGGGCGCCGCGTCCCACCAGGACCTGCAGGTGATCCTGGCCGCCAACGCCAAGGCCGGCATGTACAGCGAAAAGGTCATCCTGACCACCGACAGCCCCGACCAGCCGGAAGTCGAGATCCGCGTCGCCGCCTCCCTGCGCTGA
- a CDS encoding DMT family transporter, giving the protein MPDTKGLKHTSAVVGTLLIAVVWGASFAGMKYALQAGLSVGAMLTLRFLLGASCLGILLLALRVPVDRRSVTDGLWLGLILTAIFWLQASGLETTTTTKSGFITGLYVLFTPMASVMLGHRLKIAHGLGALVATGGLFLLVHTPGVSFGGWNRGDSMTLVCAVGCGFHIAFTGIFSRRSNGWVLAFMQVATIAVVSCAITAFLPAPHGFQGARQALAAPGVWLALGYLGILATSLAFYLMSTLQAHLGSTEAAILYSLEPVFTALLAMTGWVPGIRERLSPLQLAGGGIILGAMLLAEVGPAWMARFGDSSPERDG; this is encoded by the coding sequence GTGCCGGATACCAAGGGTCTCAAGCACACGTCCGCCGTGGTGGGGACGCTCCTGATCGCCGTGGTGTGGGGCGCCAGCTTCGCCGGGATGAAGTACGCCCTCCAGGCCGGTCTCAGCGTGGGGGCCATGCTCACGCTCCGCTTCCTCCTGGGCGCCTCCTGCCTGGGCATCCTCCTCCTGGCCCTGCGCGTGCCTGTGGACCGCCGCTCGGTGACCGACGGCCTCTGGCTGGGCCTCATCCTCACCGCCATCTTCTGGCTCCAGGCCAGCGGCCTTGAAACCACCACCACCACCAAGTCCGGGTTCATCACCGGCCTCTACGTGCTCTTCACCCCCATGGCCAGCGTGATGCTGGGCCACCGCCTGAAGATCGCCCACGGCCTGGGCGCCCTGGTGGCCACCGGCGGGCTCTTCCTGCTGGTGCACACCCCCGGCGTCAGCTTCGGCGGCTGGAACCGCGGGGATTCCATGACCCTGGTGTGCGCCGTGGGCTGCGGGTTCCACATCGCCTTCACCGGCATCTTCTCCCGGCGTTCCAACGGATGGGTCCTGGCCTTCATGCAGGTGGCGACCATCGCCGTGGTTTCCTGCGCCATCACCGCCTTCCTCCCCGCCCCCCACGGATTCCAGGGCGCCCGCCAGGCCCTGGCCGCCCCGGGGGTGTGGCTGGCCCTGGGCTACCTGGGCATCCTGGCCACGTCCCTGGCCTTCTACCTCATGTCCACCCTCCAGGCCCACCTGGGCAGCACCGAGGCCGCCATCCTCTACTCCCTGGAACCGGTGTTCACGGCCCTCCTGGCCATGACCGGGTGGGTCCCCGGCATCCGGGAGCGGCTCTCCCCCCTCCAGTTGGCGGGGGGCGGCATCATCCTGGGCGCCATGCTCCTGGCCGAGGTCGGCCCCGCGTGGATGGCCCGGTTCGGGGATTCCAGCCCCGAGCGGGACGGCTGA
- the rfaD gene encoding ADP-glyceromanno-heptose 6-epimerase gives MIIVTGGAGFIGSNVVKELNRRGRTDILVVDNLERSEKFRNLSNLVIQDYMDKRAFRARLDAGTFDLQADAILHNGACSDTMGGDGRYMLENNFGDSKALLHYALSKSIPFVYASSAATYGPGPVFVPDPANERPLNVYGYSKLLFDQHVRHILPQVRSTVVGLRYFNVYGPREDHKGRMMSVLHQLLRQLRQEGVCRLFAGTDGYGDGEQVRDFVFVGDIVDIGLHFAQAPLTKAILNAGTGKARSFNAIARTLIAHLGQGRIDYIPFPPELTGKYQSFTQADLTTLRAAGYTRPMTELEEGIRLTLAEL, from the coding sequence GTGATCATCGTTACCGGAGGAGCCGGATTCATCGGCAGCAACGTCGTCAAGGAGCTCAACAGGCGGGGCCGCACCGATATCCTGGTCGTGGACAACCTGGAGCGCTCCGAGAAGTTCCGTAACCTCTCCAACCTGGTCATCCAGGACTACATGGACAAGCGGGCCTTCCGCGCGCGGCTGGACGCGGGCACCTTCGACCTCCAGGCGGACGCCATCCTCCACAACGGCGCCTGCTCCGACACCATGGGCGGCGACGGCCGCTACATGCTGGAGAACAACTTCGGGGATTCCAAGGCCCTCCTCCACTACGCGCTCTCCAAGTCCATCCCCTTCGTGTACGCCTCCAGCGCCGCCACCTACGGCCCCGGCCCCGTCTTCGTCCCGGATCCCGCCAACGAGCGCCCCCTCAACGTCTACGGCTATTCCAAGCTCCTGTTCGACCAGCACGTGCGCCACATCCTCCCCCAGGTGCGCAGCACCGTGGTGGGCCTGCGCTACTTCAACGTCTACGGCCCCCGGGAGGATCACAAGGGCCGCATGATGTCCGTGCTGCACCAGCTCCTGCGCCAGCTGCGCCAGGAGGGCGTCTGCCGCCTCTTCGCGGGCACCGACGGCTACGGCGACGGCGAGCAGGTGCGGGACTTCGTCTTCGTGGGCGACATCGTGGACATCGGCCTCCACTTCGCCCAGGCCCCCCTCACCAAGGCCATCCTCAACGCCGGCACCGGCAAGGCCCGCAGCTTCAACGCCATCGCCCGCACCCTCATCGCCCACCTGGGCCAGGGCCGCATCGACTACATCCCCTTCCCCCCCGAACTCACCGGAAAGTACCAGAGCTTCACCCAGGCCGACCTCACCACCCTCCGCGCCGCCGGCTACACCCGCCCCATGACCGAACTCGAGGAAGGCATCCGGCTCACCCTCGCAGAACTCTGA